Genomic segment of Aquarana catesbeiana isolate 2022-GZ linkage group LG02, ASM4218655v1, whole genome shotgun sequence:
gcagctgctgactttttaattggacacttacctgtcccagggtccagcgatgcgggggatcgaagccccgctcgcccccccccccccccccccctccgctcgtcggcatttcaactgtgggcgctgggctgtggcttcacagcctggcacccactgcgcatgcgcgagtagcgccgcgattggccgctcaatcacctgggacctgtaatgggtcccagatgattgacaggagggagggagcagagctgagcccttcctgtgccaagggggaagtgatgtcaccagcccaggcaaaggaagaggcagactacgagggaccacctagcaacaggcatttagaggcaagtaaaaaaaaaaaaaaaaaaaatccaaattttttttgtttgtttttttagaatttttcaggtatttttgtttttttgggtggaaccccactttaaggacttCAAAACTCCATCTCCCAGTTTGCACTGCAGCCAGTGATGAGGATATCGGAGAAGGGGGCATGATATTCATTGTACAATGTGGTGACATGGGTATGCAAATTCAAAGGGCATGATGATTATGCATCACCGCACTGGTGGaacttaaagctaaacttcaggaagttttttttttttatctttttttatactGTACTAGCTAAGTAAGATACTCctaatatgtatactgtgtgtggaTGGCTGTTGCATAGTATAATAATACTTTGCTGCAAGCTGGCTCCTGCACATAGCACTGGATTGCTGAGTGTTGTACCCACCCTCCCCACCGCCATATTTCTCTTTTGGAACTAAATACCTCTGTCCCCTCCTCCCACCTCAGATGTCCCCTCTTCTACAGAGCACCTCTGCAAACAGCTTATTGCATTAAGCTCCCCAAGCTATGCACCCAGTACTAAGCATCCTAATGCCACCTCGGATGTCTCCTCTTTTACCGATTACCCCCATTCCAAACCCCAGGGGAAGATAAGCTGTAGTTTTGGCAGCAAAGGATTCTGGATGTGTCTCCACCCCCTTCTTACCCATTGGCAAAaagccttttttattttgttttacagaatgcaaggtgttctgtgaatggagaaggAGAGGAGCAGGTTGAATCCCCAACCCCTCTTTGCCCATTCACAAAAAGACTTGCACTTTTTTTTGTTCTGTGAATGAAGGAGAGATCATGTTGCAATCTGCCCCTCCTCTCCATTCACACGTCTATATGCACTGAATCTGCTGGACAGTGAAAAGGATACACATGGTCGCAGGAAAGCCGGTACGTGTTCTCGATGATACCCTCTTCATTGACATCCACAAAAATCTGCTGTCCACACACAGCGCACACGCTGTCCGAAAGGTGCTTGGTGGGCATACCTGACGCGCTGTAGAACTGGGAAAGCAAAGTTGGATGTTTCAGTATTAGTTCATTCACATAAGGATTACCAAAGAATCAAAACACTGGTAAAGGACGGTCTAGAATTATCTCCACTGACAATGTTGGTGTTCAAGTTTCAATTTTCTACAAATGGCACACTATTGTACCGGTGTGTTTTATCTTCCATGTCAGGTGCAGCTCCACAAACTGGTAGAATTATATTTTTGCATAAACTGTCCAATGTGTTCCCTGTGTAAGTCAAACGGTGCAATGTATAATGATCAATAAACAATGCACTGTCCAATGTGCGCCCTGTGTCAGGCTCACTATACAATGTATAACCGATCAATATACAATGCAATGCCCAATCGGTTTCCTGTGTTAGCCAGATGGTGCAATACACAACCGATCAATAAAAAATGCACTGTTCAATCTGTTACCTGTGTCAGTCCAACCATTTTCTGCCCAGATCAATATTAAGCCCCACCTCTCCCACAGCCAAGTCCCACCCCTTTTCATTCAACTGTCATATGGCAGAGTCTATACTGCCCGTTGCAGTTGTCATGTGACAGATTAATGATGAAGGAgaggacttaaagcagaactgaactCCCCCCCAGTGTACTCACATCCACCTTCCAGCAATGCGGTGGTTACATCCCTCGCCATCTGCTGTCAGTTTTTCCCTGGTGCCAGTTTTTTAGCCTCTTGATTGGCCGATAAGGGATGACATCCCGTGCATGTACAAGTGAGTCATGTCATTCCGAATAAAGAAGTGTTACCCAGAATCAGAAGCAATATATGCAGAGTAATGGTAGCCGTAAAGGTCAGTTCCAGTGCAGTAGGAAAGCGATCAAAGAattccccctccctccactgagtctaacCTACATGTAAGAAGCGCAATTTACAATATCAATTCCAAGTAAGCAAGCAGCTTTGTGGGTAGACACCCTCCATACTTACACCTATTGTGGATGCCATGTAATCGGCACACATCTCAGCAAAATCCCTTCCAAGCACCCCATAATAGAGGCCATAAAAAAGGAGGGAGATGCCGAAGTCCATGGCATCTTCTGGCTTTATCCTGTAGGGAAGGACAGGAAGGAGGGGATTAGAATGTATTATGTTCAGGAGACAAGTCTAAAAATTTTACATCAATAGACTACCCACAATCCCCACTCCCCTTTCTGCTGGACTGAATACTGCCAACAATGTACGTACTGATTTTGAAAAACACTGACCATTTTCCACCTACAGCTTTCCCAAAACTCAGCACCCCGCAACAACCCCCTTCACTAAGAATGACGCAGACGCCTAGACTGAGAACACTGCACCCCCCAGAGGAGGTCACCTAGAAAGTGGGCAGTGATCCCCAAGAAATGTGTACCCCATCTCCAAGAGGAGGTCATCTGGAAAGGGAGCAGTGATCACCAACTGAAGACCCCACACCACCCAGGGGAGGTCACCTGGATAGTGGCCAGTGATCCCAACAACTGAAGATCCCACACCACCCAGGGGAGGTCACCTGGATAGTGGCCAGTGATCCCAACAACTGAAGATCCCACACCACCCAGGGGAGGTCACCTGGATAGTGGCCAGTTATCCCAACTAAAGACCACACACCACCCAGGGGAGGTCACCTGGATAGTGGCCAGTGATCCCAACATCTGAAGACCCCACGCCACCCAGGGGAGGTTCCCCCTGTAGGGAAGAACACTTGGAATATAGGCAGTGATCCCCAGCAACAACCCCAGGGAAGGTCACTTGGAAAGTAGGCAGTGATTCCCAAAAACTGAGAAGCTGGGGCAGAGTTGGCCAGTGATCCCCAACTTCTGAGGACTAAGCATGCCTCAGGGGAGGTCACCTGGAGAGTACGCAGTGATCTCCAACAACTGAGGACCATACATTCCTTAGGGGAGGTCACCGAGAGGGTGAGCAGTTATCCCCAACAACCGAGGACTCTGCATTCCCCAGGGTCTCCTGGAAAGTAGGCAGTGATCCTAAACATCTGAGGAGCTTGCATACCCCAGGGGAGGTCACCTGGAGAGAGGGCAGTGATTGCCAACATCTGAGGAGCTAGGGCAAAGTTGGCCAGtgattcccaacaaatgaggaccccacaaccaccaggggaGGACACCTGGACTACAGGCAGTGATCAACATCTGAGGCTCCCACATTCCCCTAGGGGAGGTCACCTGGAAAGAGTGTAGTGATCCTCAAATGATACAACCCTTCCCCGGGAAGGATAGGGGGGTTGCCAATTGCAAACATTAGGTGATGGAGCCCTAATGTTTTCTGACATTCAATGAATGGAATCAGAGAGTTAGGAGTAAAGACTTTTCTATTGACATACTTCTTTTTATACATACAAACCTTTTTACCGTCTATGTGGTTATCACCCGAAGGCTCATACACCCAGACCACACACTTCATATAAACAGACCTCGCCAGACGTACCTGAACAGGAAGTTCAGACCAAACAACGTGAACATCACAGCGATGTATCCCACAATCCCAGTTGCATAACTCATTTTATATAAGAGGAGAAACCATTTATATACGAGCCTGTGGAGACACAAAACACGGAAAATCAAAAAGAGTCACTCCGACCAAAATGATTTCAGCTTTTGAGGGCAACTGGAGATTTGGATCACCTAACCATATCTGCAGCTTTGAGTTCTAAGTGCCTCAGCCATTGCAGTGGGGACCCACCATCCATCCTAAATTTTCAAGTTATAAATAAAAGGCCACAAGAGAAGTGGAAACACCCCccgaggatgtccagcatcatctatccaagggatatgcaattaacagacctccagctgttgcagaactacaagtcccatgaggcatagcaagactgacagccacaagcatgacatccagaggcatgatgtgacttgtagttttgcaacagctggaggtccgctaattgcatatccctgatcttgcccctttcctccccagcctgactttcCCACCCTTTTAattaattggatttcagttctttcgatcatggaggctcagcatcacatgtgggcattacctagggtgaTTTGCATGAAAATACaacctgcctaggaatgcccactcctccagactgaattTTGACACACTTGTCTTCCTGAAACAGTCCTGTGCTCTTCATGTGTGACTTCAGCACCTCCTATATCCAATCACAGCATATGAAACATGAGGCTATAGGAACAGAGTTAAGGAACTCTGGGAACAGAGTTTGCTTAATTTGGTCCTGTTCATGCTAATCCTCTGGCTTTACTATTTTTTAAGTCACAGACATGGAACATTCATGCAGGCAGTGAAGTGACAAAGTCATAACACCTGATCTGCACACCAGATGGTGACTACAGAAGCACTGAAGCTATTATATTGTCATGAAAGCCAGGGGATTCGTATTTTTAGAAGCAGAGCCCAGCAATGACAAACAACCTTTTTTAGGATTTCTATCTGTAAAATCCAAAAGTTTTACATTTGGCATAAAGGGTGAAGTAATGATAAAAGGTCAACAGACTACAGTGggtgaaaggaaaaagaaaaaaaagaaaatgatgcaAATTATTGTTACAAATGTGAACTGTTCTTTTAAAGCAGCCctgtcaggaaaaaaataaaagcctACCTGGATAATACTTACCTTTTCCCCTACCCACCAAACATTGCTCTGTTCAGGAGAAATCTTCCTATAGAGTCCACTGAGAAACCAACACTTCCAGTATCATTGTCACCAGTGGGATCTGTACTCCAGTACATACCCCTCACTTCCCAGTATTCATGTCACCAGTGGGATCTGTACTCCAGTACATACCCCTCACTCCCCAGTAttcatgtcaccagtgagatctgtactCCAGTACATACCCCTCACTTCCCAGTATTCATGTCACCAGTGgccctcactccccagtatccatgtcaccagtgggATCTGTACTCCAGTACATACCCCTCACTTCCCAGTATTCATGTCACCAGTGGGATCTGTACTCCAGTACATACCCCTCACTCCCCAGTATTCATGTCACCAGTGGGATCTGTACTCCAGTACATACCCCTCACTTCCCAGTATTCATGTCACCAGAGAGAGATTTGTACTTcagtacacacacctcactccccagtatccatgccaccagtgagatctgtactccaacacaaacacacacacacacaccccagtaTCCATACTCCAGTAAAcacaccagtgagatctgcactccacaTACAGCTCACTCCTCAGTATCCATGTCAACAGTCTGTACTTTAGTACACAtagctcactccccagtatccatttCACAAGTGAGACCCAAACTCCAGTAAGCAAATCTCACTTCCCAGTTTCCACATCATAAAGGAGTACTATACTCCAGTACACAaagctcactccccagtatccaggtCACCAGTGAGTTTTGCACTCCAGTACATATACAGAATGCGGTTCTTCTGCCACCCCGTAGTGTTATAGGAGGTCAGAAAGAGAAACTAGCAAGTGCTGCTGAAGTGTTAATTTCTCAGCAGACTTTAAAAGTAGATTTTTCTTGAACCGACCGGTATTTGGCAGCCGGAGAGGTAAGCATTTGGTATCCCTTTTTGCAGGTAAACATATTTCCCCATTTCCTTTAACAGGGATGTATACACACTGTACATTTAGAATCACCACCTgcacagtcttatatacacaaggGGTGAAGGCAACCTATAGAGACCCCTCTGCTGCTCCTTACCTGGGAGTGGTCTGCTCCAGTGGCTTGCGGGTGGCTCTGTAGGTTATAAAAGCGGTGACTAGGGAGAAGAGAATCCAGATTCCCAGGAACCGCATCCAGTGCAGCTTCACTGTAAAATAGACAGGAACAATCCACATCTGGAAGAGAGTCACCATCTGCAAAGGAAGCAGAGAACGCATAAAAACTGTGGTACTAAAAATGTTGTTCTAACTTAAACCTAACCCCTCTAATAATCGCTGCCGCAATCGAGTCAAAGTATGGAGCAAACTGAAACTATCACAAGTGGGGAGGATCTATCTAATAAAGATGATCCTTATGCCTCAGCTGCTCTACGTGCTCCACAACACCCCAATGGTCATCACCTTGAAAAAGTTCAGAATCATTAACTCTTCTGGTCATTCATATGGCTATCAAAACCtcctagaattaaacttgagcagCTACAGCGCCCCAAGGATGACGGTGGCCTGGCACTACCTAATCCTTGGGTATACTACTTAGCCTCCCAATTGCAACACATTGCTAGAGTTATACGGCCAAGGCAGGAACTAGAACTGAACCTACGAGACTCTTCGGCCCAACTACTCCGATTCACGTCCAAAAGTGAAATTTCAGATGGGTTGAAGGCCCTACAAtataaaaaatccaacaaactcttcCCAACCTACGCTCTTATGCAAAAGATTTGGAATAAGGTCAGAATGCTACAGGGAGTGAATGGGTATACTAAATATAGTCCTATTTGGGAGAATAATCATTATCTGGGAGGTAGTGAAAATTCCATATGGATTGAAATGGAAGCAATATGGGGTgtcacacatgatacatatatttaGAGACGGCAAGGTGAGATCCTTTTCGGAACTCAGAGCGGCCTTCCAACTACCGGTTTCCATGGATTTCTACTACAGGCAACTTAAACATGCGATAGATGCCCAGAGGGGTCCAGACATTTGGACCCTGGAACCCACATccatttttaatttcctttttgaaATAACTACCTATAAAGGGTTTATATCGGACTGCTATACCATGCTTCTGAATCTTGTTCTGAGGGATGCACCATTGAAAGCTATGTCCAAATGGGAACATGATGTCGGTACATTTGAGGAAGAGCAATGGGAggaggaagacatttgatctctgagtctgataatatttatcagattcaccctttaatagtatgtacagtatatctcctctaatagtatatacagtgtatctcttctgtctgttattctcagagtggattagatattttgctccctaaccatatagttggttatttatatttaccgctgcatagagatatttaagaataaattgccttttttttaaactttacatattaactaaattatacgccacactttttttattttaaggttattaactgattaatcgaaacaataatcagccaacgaatcgattatgaaaataattgttagttgcagccctagtctgAGTCTAGGCTCACTTACAATCTTCTTGAAATGTTACACATAATTTAGACTACCAGTTACATGCTATGATCAAACATGGGGCGACTTCCGGTTCTGGTGCCACATGGAGTAGCTGTCTCTCACATCAGCTCCCGCAGCACAAAACTCAAATTGGCCTAAAAAAAACAGCCCAACCCTTCTCGGCTGCCAGCAGTTCCTCCCAGGTAACCCCCCACTTACCCATGGACCGTTTTGTAGAGAAAACCGACCTGCGATCGCAAACGGCCCTGATGGCCCAGCCGCAAATTGAGGCCATGTTCTCTGCCTTACCGGATCACGCAGCGGATGCGCCAGACATGAAAGTGAGCGGCTGCTCAGCTTCCCCCTCCTCACACCACAGGGACAACAATACAGAGCTCATAGCTCAAGCAGTGGCAGCACTTTTGACCCCCATAATAGCTACCCCAGTTGAAAAGACAGTGAATGTGGGGATGCAGCATATCAAAAAacaactggaacacataatcaggcTAAACGAGGCTGAAAACCGCCTCTCCAACATGGAAGAGGAATTGTATCAAGCACAAGTTATAGAGTaggcacaggacaaaaaaaaatcaatatgtgcTCCAAAAACTGGACGATTTGGGAaaaagatccagaaggagcaatctaCATTTTGTGGGCATCCCAGAGTACCTCCAAGCATCAGCTCTCACGGAACTCTGCGCCAGACGCATCCTAGAAGCTTTAGGCCTTTCCTGGCCCATGCACAGTAGAACAGGCCCACTGCATGCAAGCTTTCACCACAGACTGCAAAACTCGCCACCCGATCATCGCAAAATACTTGAACTACTCAGACAAAGCCTCCATCTTGCAGAAATTTAGAAAGTCAAGATCCCTTCAAATAGACGGAATGAAGGTTCTAATCTTTGCAGACTACTACATcgaagtctcaaaaaaaaaaaagagagaaccttCCAATCCGTCTGCACAGAACTCCACCAGGGTCAAGTGAAATTCACCTTGGCTTTCCCTGCACTTCTCCGCCTCAAGGCCCCCAAAAGAGATCAGCTCTCCTTCCAGGACCCCTCTGAAACAGATACCTTCCTGAGCAAGCTACACGCAGATGCACACTCCAACTCCTCACCCAAGGTTGCCCCAAATACTGGAACAAAGAAGCCCTAGGGCAGGCTCTCCAAAACATTTCAAATACTCAGGCCCTGACCATAGAGCTACTCTTCGTTGACTCGGTAATCGCAAACACCGGCCCAGACCACTGACAGGCAATTTTTAGCATTCCTTTTAGGTTACCCTAGATTGGGTTTTACCTTCACTAATGGTTTTCTCTGTTTTAGCCTCCATCAAAATGGCAGGCCTTGGTACTATGTTTTATATGGGTTACCCCCAAACTTACTATATCTTCACTAATTTGAAGTGACCCCTATAGTCCCTACTGCATACAGCCACCCCCCTCCCTCATATATAACCCGAGTTTTGTTGCAAAAGATACTATTGCACTTGCTAGGCAAGCCTCCCCTGCACAATTCAGGTCAGTACTGGGAGCTGGCCTATACAGTGAatccatgcagaaaaaaaacagttcACTCAATGTTTTGTAATTTGTTTGTTTATTTCATGTTTCTTCCCCTCCCACCTTTATCTTACACCACCCATCCAACACCAGACACTCCCTCAATACACTCTCCCCCAATATCCACAACCCCCCCATGAAAGTCACCTCGTGGAACGTAAAAGGGCTTAGGTCCCCCAACAAAGACTTAAAATCCTTTGCCACCTTAAGAGGCTTAAAACCAACAT
This window contains:
- the RNF121 gene encoding E3 ubiquitin ligase RNF121 is translated as MAAAVLEVEVGGPREAVEEVDLSDLAPEERWRVEHARMHAKHRGHEAMHAEMVLILIATLVVAQLLLVQWKQRHTRSYNMVTLFQMWIVPVYFTVKLHWMRFLGIWILFSLVTAFITYRATRKPLEQTTPRLVYKWFLLLYKMSYATGIVGYIAVMFTLFGLNFLFRIKPEDAMDFGISLLFYGLYYGVLGRDFAEMCADYMASTIGFYSASGMPTKHLSDSVCAVCGQQIFVDVNEEGIIENTYRLSCDHVFHEFCIRGWCIVGKKQTCPYCKEKVDLKRMFSNPWERPHVMYGQLLDWLRYLVAWQPVIIGLVQGINYCLGLE